From the genome of Maribacter algicola, one region includes:
- the lpdA gene encoding dihydrolipoyl dehydrogenase — MNQYDVAIIGSGPGGYVAAIRCAQLGMKTAIIEKYPTLGGTCLNVGCIPSKALLDSSHHYADAINHFEEHGIEIPGEVKVNLEQMIARKQGVVDQTTKGIQFLMDKNKIDVYEGIGSFKDATHVNIKKNDGKTETIEAKNIIIATGSKPASLPFIKIDKERIITSTEALKLKEIPKHMIVIGGGVIGLELGQVYSRLGSDVTVVEYMDRIIPGMDGALSKELMKVLKKQKIKFALSHKVKSVERKGDTITVKADDKKGEEVVFEGDYCLVSVGRKPYTDGLNLEAAGVKMDDRGRVEVDGHLKTNVDNIYAIGDVVKGAMLAHKAEEEGTLVAEQLAGQKPHIDYNLIPGVVYTWPEVAAVGKTEEELKDAGVEYKVGQFPMRALGRARASMDIDGFVKILADKKTDEVLGVHMIGARCADLITEAVTAMEFRASAEDISRMSHAHPTYAEAVKEAALAATDDRALHI, encoded by the coding sequence ATGAATCAATACGATGTAGCCATTATTGGCTCTGGGCCAGGAGGATATGTAGCGGCCATTAGATGTGCCCAACTAGGAATGAAAACAGCGATTATAGAAAAATATCCAACTTTGGGAGGTACATGCCTTAATGTAGGGTGTATACCTTCAAAAGCCTTGTTGGATTCATCGCACCACTATGCCGATGCCATTAACCATTTTGAGGAACATGGCATTGAAATTCCGGGAGAGGTCAAGGTGAATTTGGAACAGATGATTGCTAGAAAGCAAGGTGTGGTAGATCAGACTACGAAGGGTATCCAGTTTTTGATGGACAAAAATAAAATAGATGTTTATGAAGGTATTGGGAGCTTTAAGGATGCCACCCATGTCAATATCAAAAAGAATGATGGCAAAACGGAAACTATAGAGGCAAAAAATATCATCATAGCTACAGGTTCCAAACCCGCCAGTTTGCCTTTCATCAAGATTGATAAAGAAAGGATTATAACCTCTACCGAAGCATTGAAATTAAAGGAAATTCCAAAACACATGATCGTTATTGGCGGTGGTGTTATTGGTTTGGAACTTGGTCAGGTCTATAGCAGACTGGGATCAGATGTGACCGTGGTAGAGTATATGGACAGAATTATTCCGGGAATGGACGGAGCGCTTTCCAAGGAACTCATGAAGGTCCTGAAAAAACAGAAAATCAAATTTGCTCTTTCGCACAAGGTAAAATCCGTAGAACGTAAAGGAGATACAATTACGGTTAAGGCTGATGATAAAAAAGGAGAGGAAGTGGTTTTTGAAGGTGATTACTGTTTGGTATCCGTGGGTAGAAAACCATATACTGATGGCTTGAATCTGGAAGCGGCCGGCGTGAAAATGGACGATAGGGGCCGAGTTGAGGTAGATGGACATCTTAAAACCAATGTGGACAATATATATGCAATTGGTGACGTGGTAAAAGGAGCGATGCTTGCCCACAAAGCTGAAGAAGAGGGTACTTTGGTAGCAGAACAGTTGGCAGGTCAGAAGCCGCATATTGATTATAACCTGATTCCGGGCGTAGTGTACACTTGGCCGGAAGTCGCTGCCGTTGGTAAAACGGAAGAAGAACTAAAGGATGCCGGAGTGGAATATAAAGTGGGTCAATTTCCTATGAGAGCCTTAGGACGTGCCCGTGCAAGTATGGACATAGACGGATTCGTAAAGATATTGGCCGATAAGAAAACCGATGAGGTTTTGGGTGTCCATATGATAGGGGCTCGTTGTGCCGATTTGATTACGGAAGCAGTAACCGCAATGGAATTTAGAGCCTCGGCCGAAGATATTTCCAGAATGAGCCACGCACACCCGACCTATGCAGAAGCCGTGAAGGAAGCAGCTTTAGCGGCAACGGATGATCGCGCATTACATATCTAA
- a CDS encoding LolA family protein, whose protein sequence is MQKIVLVFALVFTTTILSAQTPEKAKALLDEVYNRVKSYDNIFVDFKFDLKNAEAGINQETRGDVTLAGDKYVFNYLGSKQLYDGKKVYTIVPENEEVTIEDQSNEEDAMTPSKMLTFYKQGHNYEWDILQNVQGRKIQYVKLTPIDSNTEIKSRLLGIDMGTKHIYRLIETGKNGTKTTITVNSFKTNQPLSATLFTFDEAKYKDDGYYILRN, encoded by the coding sequence ATGCAAAAAATAGTATTGGTATTCGCGCTTGTTTTTACTACAACCATTTTAAGCGCCCAAACGCCAGAAAAAGCAAAAGCACTTTTGGACGAAGTATACAACAGAGTAAAAAGCTACGACAACATTTTCGTGGACTTTAAGTTCGACTTAAAGAATGCCGAGGCTGGCATCAATCAGGAAACCAGGGGCGACGTAACCCTCGCAGGAGATAAATACGTCTTTAATTATCTCGGCTCAAAACAACTCTATGATGGTAAAAAGGTATATACCATTGTTCCGGAAAACGAAGAGGTGACCATTGAGGACCAATCCAACGAGGAAGATGCCATGACACCATCAAAAATGTTGACCTTTTACAAGCAAGGCCACAATTATGAGTGGGACATCCTTCAAAATGTACAGGGCAGGAAAATCCAGTATGTAAAATTGACGCCCATCGACTCCAACACCGAAATCAAATCCCGATTGTTGGGAATCGATATGGGCACAAAACATATCTACAGACTTATTGAGACAGGAAAGAACGGTACAAAGACCACTATTACTGTTAATTCTTTTAAAACAAATCAGCCATTATCGGCGACCTTGTTTACTTTTGACGAAGCTAAATATAAGGATGATGGCTATTACATTTTAAGAAATTAA
- a CDS encoding FtsK/SpoIIIE family DNA translocase — translation MAKKASKSKPKATSTKKKNPFMISKKNKIILGSLLVLFSIALFFSFVSFYFTWEDDQSLLTEFKNRNEEAKNLLNKFGASISHFFVYKGFGIATLIIPFLLCLTGIYMFLGLDKKGLAKKWIWGLLFLVWFSIAFGFFAVESPLLGGLVGYEMNDFLQDYTGKIGVLLLLVFGLVFILVRLFDVTPEGVAEFFKSKRNELSADFKRSKTSDDPEYIEDEITVSNEDESQVLVDTYTHKEEIPHLAKDEDDFKVTVPKEEEEELAMEVEQIVEEPEEIDILASKLVDDFGEFDPTLELGNYKFPTIDLLDAHGVSGGITINQEELEENKDKIVETLKNYKIGIAQIKATIGPTVTLYEIVPDAGIRISKIKNLEDDIALSLAALGIRIIAPIPGKGTIGIEVPNKNATVVSMRSVIASSKFQKAEMELPIAFGKTISNETFVVDLAKMPHLLMAGATGQGKSVGLNAVLTSLLYKKHPAEVKFILVDPKKVELTLYNKIERHFLAKLPDSEEAIITDNTKVINTLNSLCIEMDNRYELLKLAMVRNLKEYNTKFKARKLNPNDGHKYLPYIVLVIDEFADLIMTAGKEVETPIARLAQLARAIGIHLIVATQRPSVNVITGIIKANFPARIAFRVTSKIDSRTILDAQGADQLIGRGDMLYTQGNDVTRIQCAFVDTPEVAKITEYIGSQRAYPEAHELPEYVGEDSGTSVDYDIKDRDKMFREAAEVIVIAQQGSASLIQRKLKLGYNRAGRIIDQLEAAGIVGPFEGSKARQVLIPDMASLQQLLDNESL, via the coding sequence ATGGCAAAAAAGGCATCCAAATCAAAGCCAAAGGCAACATCTACAAAAAAGAAGAATCCCTTCATGATTTCCAAGAAGAACAAAATTATTTTGGGAAGTCTTCTCGTGCTCTTTAGTATTGCCCTGTTCTTTTCGTTTGTTTCTTTTTATTTTACTTGGGAGGATGATCAGAGTTTGTTGACCGAGTTTAAGAACAGGAACGAGGAGGCCAAAAACCTGCTCAATAAATTCGGTGCCAGCATAAGCCACTTCTTTGTGTACAAAGGATTTGGAATCGCCACGTTGATAATCCCCTTTTTGCTATGCCTAACGGGAATTTACATGTTCCTAGGATTGGACAAAAAAGGGTTGGCCAAAAAATGGATCTGGGGACTATTGTTCTTGGTCTGGTTTTCCATCGCCTTTGGTTTCTTTGCCGTTGAAAGTCCCTTGCTTGGGGGTCTTGTTGGATACGAAATGAACGATTTTCTTCAAGATTATACTGGTAAAATTGGTGTGTTGTTGCTATTGGTTTTTGGCTTGGTATTTATTTTGGTACGTCTTTTTGATGTAACTCCGGAGGGCGTGGCCGAATTTTTTAAGTCGAAACGAAATGAACTGTCTGCCGACTTTAAACGTTCCAAAACCAGCGATGACCCTGAATATATTGAGGATGAAATAACGGTAAGCAATGAAGATGAGTCGCAAGTATTGGTCGATACCTATACCCACAAGGAAGAAATACCGCACTTGGCCAAAGACGAGGATGACTTTAAGGTAACGGTTCCCAAGGAAGAAGAGGAGGAACTGGCCATGGAAGTGGAGCAAATTGTTGAGGAACCTGAAGAAATCGATATTCTGGCCAGTAAATTGGTAGATGATTTTGGGGAATTCGACCCTACCCTGGAGCTTGGTAATTACAAATTTCCTACCATCGATTTGTTGGATGCCCATGGTGTATCCGGGGGTATTACCATTAATCAGGAAGAACTTGAGGAAAACAAGGATAAAATTGTTGAAACCCTCAAGAACTATAAAATAGGAATCGCACAGATCAAGGCCACCATTGGCCCTACCGTAACCCTATATGAAATTGTTCCCGATGCAGGTATCCGAATTTCAAAGATCAAGAACCTCGAGGACGATATTGCCTTGTCCTTGGCAGCTCTGGGGATAAGGATCATTGCCCCTATTCCCGGGAAGGGAACCATCGGGATAGAAGTACCCAATAAAAATGCAACGGTAGTCTCCATGCGATCCGTTATCGCTTCAAGCAAGTTTCAAAAAGCTGAAATGGAATTACCCATCGCTTTTGGAAAGACTATTAGTAATGAAACTTTTGTGGTGGACCTGGCAAAAATGCCCCACCTATTGATGGCAGGTGCCACAGGTCAAGGTAAATCGGTAGGACTCAACGCCGTCCTTACTTCCCTATTGTATAAAAAACATCCGGCCGAGGTTAAGTTCATTTTGGTAGATCCAAAAAAAGTGGAGCTTACCCTGTACAATAAAATCGAACGCCATTTCTTGGCCAAACTACCCGATTCTGAGGAAGCCATCATCACGGATAATACCAAGGTTATCAATACGCTCAATTCCTTGTGTATCGAAATGGACAACAGATACGAACTGCTGAAATTGGCCATGGTACGGAACCTAAAAGAATACAATACAAAGTTCAAGGCCCGTAAATTGAACCCGAACGATGGTCATAAATATTTGCCTTACATCGTTTTGGTCATCGATGAGTTCGCAGACCTTATCATGACGGCAGGTAAGGAAGTGGAAACACCCATTGCCAGATTGGCACAGTTGGCTCGTGCCATAGGTATACATCTCATCGTGGCTACGCAAAGACCGTCAGTGAACGTTATTACTGGTATCATCAAGGCGAACTTTCCTGCAAGGATTGCTTTCCGTGTAACGTCTAAGATAGATTCCAGAACCATTTTGGATGCCCAAGGAGCCGATCAATTGATAGGACGTGGGGATATGCTGTATACACAAGGAAACGATGTTACCCGTATACAATGTGCCTTTGTAGACACCCCCGAAGTTGCGAAGATTACGGAATATATTGGCTCACAGCGAGCATATCCGGAAGCACATGAGTTACCGGAATATGTTGGTGAAGATTCTGGCACGAGTGTTGATTATGATATCAAGGACAGGGATAAAATGTTCAGGGAAGCGGCAGAGGTCATCGTAATTGCCCAGCAAGGTTCCGCCTCGCTAATTCAACGAAAGTTAAAGCTTGGCTACAACCGGGCCGGACGTATAATCGATCAATTGGAAGCTGCGGGCATTGTTGGCCCCTTTGAAGGAAGTAAGGCAAGGCAGGTGCTCATCCCAGATATGGCATCCCTGCAACAATTATTGGATAATGAAAGCCTATAA
- a CDS encoding CDGSH iron-sulfur domain-containing protein → MSEKSYSPIAVDLEKDRKYAWCTCSHSSNQPFCDGSHRAHNKPPSLGFSVEEDKKAYLCTCKKTGNPPYCDGSHKN, encoded by the coding sequence ATGAGTGAGAAATCCTATAGCCCCATTGCCGTAGATTTAGAGAAGGACAGAAAATATGCGTGGTGCACCTGTAGCCATAGTAGCAATCAGCCATTTTGTGATGGTTCCCATAGGGCCCATAACAAACCACCTTCCTTGGGCTTTAGTGTTGAAGAGGACAAGAAAGCTTATTTATGCACTTGCAAGAAAACCGGAAATCCTCCCTATTGCGATGGGAGCCATAAAAACTAA
- a CDS encoding Lrp/AsnC family transcriptional regulator: MKFDETDEKLLGLLQADCKKTTKEYADSLGLSTTAVYERIKRLERAKVITSYVALIDRFKVDKGFTAFCHVKLVQHTRDNIRHFEREILKLHEVVECHHLSGDFDYILKIHVRDMEDYRNFMVSKLTAIPHIGSTQSSFTIKEVKHSTVIPL; the protein is encoded by the coding sequence ATGAAGTTTGATGAAACCGATGAAAAATTATTGGGGCTTTTACAGGCCGATTGTAAAAAGACCACTAAGGAATACGCAGATAGTCTAGGGCTCTCTACCACAGCAGTTTATGAGCGTATTAAAAGATTGGAGCGTGCCAAGGTGATTACCTCCTATGTTGCCTTAATCGATAGATTCAAGGTCGACAAAGGTTTTACCGCCTTTTGCCATGTAAAATTGGTCCAGCATACACGGGACAATATCCGTCATTTTGAGCGGGAGATACTCAAACTTCATGAAGTGGTGGAGTGCCATCATTTGAGCGGCGATTTCGATTATATTCTTAAAATACATGTAAGGGATATGGAGGATTACAGGAATTTTATGGTGTCCAAATTGACCGCGATTCCGCATATTGGGAGCACACAGAGTTCCTTCACTATAAAAGAAGTAAAGCATTCTACTGTTATACCCCTCTAA
- a CDS encoding diacylglycerol kinase yields MPKESFLVNRIKSIGFALRGALLLIRTEASIKIQVFITLVMTAAGFYFEISNTEWILQIFAIALVLGIEGLNTAVEKISDYVQPEYDKKIGLIKDISAGAVMLVSIAASIVGCIIYLPKIF; encoded by the coding sequence ATGCCCAAAGAATCCTTTCTGGTAAATAGAATAAAAAGTATAGGTTTCGCCCTTCGCGGCGCACTTTTATTGATACGTACGGAAGCTAGTATAAAAATCCAAGTCTTTATCACGTTGGTAATGACGGCAGCGGGTTTTTATTTTGAGATTTCCAATACGGAATGGATTCTACAGATATTCGCTATTGCCCTAGTTTTGGGTATTGAGGGTTTAAACACCGCCGTGGAGAAAATTTCAGATTATGTACAACCTGAATATGACAAAAAAATCGGACTGATTAAGGATATCTCCGCAGGAGCTGTCATGTTGGTATCCATAGCGGCGAGCATTGTAGGTTGCATAATTTATCTTCCTAAAATTTTTTAA
- a CDS encoding heparan-alpha-glucosaminide N-acetyltransferase domain-containing protein encodes MDKRSTRLFFIDAIRAWAILMMLQGHFIDGLLDPIHRDSSNTVYAVWKYFRGITAPVFFTVSGFIFTYLLIKVPQTGWKNPRVKKGIKRGLQLLFFGYLLRSNLFGLFKGEIYSSFYLVDVLHCIGLSILSIIAMYLLTTKLKKWLFPLVLLSCTLVLFIFEPVYKGFDFNGLPIWLANYFTKANGSVFTIIPWLGYATIGASISIIFSRFKENNYLYPVAIPTFTLIGLVLMWLSSPMFDLLYSITGLQLFFDISSNNYLFIRLGDVLIVFSIFMLFRHFLTNRTGLRLGQSTLSIYIIHFIILYGSFTGFGLYRFFHHSLDPWPTVLGALGFMLACSYLALKFEDHKPWIKEGFHRFICILRLQTERFAVVSFNLIRTLTYRLVQLFGLQKN; translated from the coding sequence ATGGACAAACGCAGTACAAGGTTGTTTTTTATAGACGCTATTAGAGCTTGGGCCATTTTAATGATGCTCCAAGGGCATTTTATAGATGGGCTGCTGGACCCGATCCATCGAGATAGTTCCAATACCGTGTACGCTGTATGGAAATATTTTAGGGGGATAACGGCACCAGTATTTTTTACGGTTTCAGGATTTATATTCACCTATCTGCTGATAAAAGTTCCGCAGACAGGCTGGAAAAACCCCAGGGTAAAAAAAGGCATCAAAAGGGGATTGCAATTATTGTTCTTTGGCTATCTATTACGATCGAACCTTTTTGGGCTTTTCAAAGGTGAAATTTACAGCTCCTTTTATTTAGTGGATGTTCTGCATTGCATTGGGCTTTCGATTTTAAGTATCATTGCCATGTACCTCCTCACGACAAAATTGAAAAAATGGTTATTTCCGTTGGTTCTTCTGTCATGTACCCTAGTGCTCTTTATTTTTGAACCGGTATACAAGGGATTTGATTTTAATGGCCTCCCAATATGGCTTGCCAATTATTTCACAAAGGCCAATGGTTCTGTATTTACCATAATACCTTGGTTGGGTTATGCAACTATTGGTGCATCCATTTCAATTATTTTCTCAAGATTTAAGGAAAACAACTATTTATATCCTGTTGCTATACCCACGTTTACCTTAATAGGATTGGTATTGATGTGGCTTTCCTCCCCGATGTTTGACCTCTTGTACAGCATCACCGGCCTACAGTTGTTCTTTGATATTTCGTCCAATAATTATTTGTTTATTAGACTAGGGGATGTGTTGATAGTATTCTCCATTTTTATGCTATTTAGGCACTTTTTAACCAACAGAACAGGATTACGTCTTGGGCAAAGTACATTATCCATTTATATTATCCACTTCATAATCCTTTATGGAAGTTTTACCGGGTTTGGACTCTACCGCTTTTTCCATCATTCCTTGGACCCATGGCCGACAGTTTTGGGAGCCCTAGGTTTCATGTTGGCCTGTTCCTATTTAGCCCTAAAATTTGAGGACCATAAACCGTGGATAAAGGAAGGTTTCCATCGATTTATCTGTATTCTTAGACTTCAAACAGAACGCTTTGCCGTTGTAAGTTTTAATTTAATTAGAACGTTGACCTATCGATTGGTTCAGCTTTTTGGACTGCAAAAGAATTAG
- the tpx gene encoding thiol peroxidase → MATVTLKGTEIHTLGSLPNEGSKAPDFQLTKNDLSSVKLSDYEGSRLVLNIFPSVDTGTCAQSVRQFNEEAAELDNTIVLCISKDLPFAQARFCGAEGIKNVEMLSDFRDGNFGRAYNLEFTDGPLASLHSRAVVVLDENGTVLYTEQVPEIVDEPNYKAALEALMDS, encoded by the coding sequence ATGGCTACCGTAACACTAAAAGGAACTGAAATACATACTCTAGGAAGTTTACCCAATGAAGGCAGTAAAGCACCTGATTTCCAATTAACTAAAAATGATTTATCATCCGTGAAACTTTCTGATTATGAAGGTTCAAGATTGGTTTTGAATATTTTCCCTAGTGTGGATACGGGAACATGTGCACAGTCCGTAAGGCAATTTAATGAGGAAGCAGCGGAATTGGATAATACCATAGTTTTGTGCATATCCAAAGATCTACCTTTCGCCCAGGCCCGTTTTTGTGGCGCCGAAGGAATTAAGAACGTAGAAATGCTATCCGATTTTAGGGACGGTAATTTTGGCAGGGCCTATAATTTGGAATTTACGGATGGCCCTTTGGCATCTCTTCATTCTAGGGCTGTAGTCGTTCTAGATGAAAATGGAACCGTTTTGTACACGGAGCAAGTTCCAGAAATTGTGGACGAACCTAACTACAAGGCAGCCCTTGAGGCTTTGATGGATTCCTAA
- a CDS encoding NADPH-dependent FMN reductase yields the protein MSFILAFAGSNSSTSINFELVKYTCSLIEGEEVRLMNMSNCPFPMYSEDHEKEHGFSNSLNEMKRDIQFSKGVIVSVNEHNSYPSAYFKNLLDWLSRLDRNFIRDKKVMLMSTSKGKRGAVGALEVSEKLFTRFGAHVIGTFSLPSFGENFDREKGILDIELGDTHRSVLNDFLKSLH from the coding sequence ATGTCCTTTATATTGGCTTTTGCCGGAAGTAATTCTTCCACTTCCATAAATTTTGAATTGGTAAAATATACGTGCTCCCTGATCGAAGGAGAAGAAGTACGACTCATGAACATGTCTAATTGCCCGTTTCCCATGTATAGTGAGGATCATGAAAAAGAACATGGGTTTTCCAATTCCCTTAACGAGATGAAAAGGGACATTCAATTTTCAAAGGGGGTTATTGTTTCAGTCAATGAACATAATAGCTATCCTTCGGCTTATTTCAAAAATCTTTTGGATTGGCTGTCCAGATTGGATAGGAACTTTATTAGGGACAAAAAGGTCATGCTCATGTCAACCTCCAAAGGTAAGAGAGGGGCTGTTGGAGCTTTGGAAGTATCCGAAAAACTTTTTACCAGGTTTGGTGCCCATGTAATAGGTACTTTTTCCTTACCTAGTTTTGGTGAAAATTTTGATAGGGAAAAAGGAATTCTGGATATCGAATTGGGCGATACTCATCGATCAGTACTAAATGATTTTCTAAAATCCTTGCACTAA
- the nhaC gene encoding Na+/H+ antiporter NhaC: MSEQNTNEHREQEHIVANKELNLLEALIPVVLLMAMLAYNIFFANGEWFGEYSNQFILLIGGFFAALVGFFNKTSFATMVQEIWENLRSVFIPIMILFLVGALAGTWLVSGIIPAMVYYGLKVLSPSIFLPASIVIAAIISIATGSSWTTSATVGIALVGIGTALGIPTGMIAGAVISGAYFGDKMSPLSDTTNLAPAMAGTDLFTHINYMFYTTGPTILITLVTFSIISLNIDTTGSADVTGLLNTIDQTFNINPYLFIVPLVVIALILLKTKPLLSLGIGVVLAAVFAFIFQVEILNGLSDSKFGAIINAILSDTSIVTDNEKLNELFSSGGMKGMLWTIFLICCAMVFGGIMDGIGALSRITQSLLSVAKTVFGLFASTVLSCIGLNVIASDQYLALVIPGKMFKKAYEDKGLAPENLSRTLEDSGTVTSVLIPWNTCGAYQSSVLGVGVGEYFMFAIFNWLSPITTLVYAAFGLKIRQLAQKNNIG, from the coding sequence ATGTCCGAACAAAATACCAACGAACATAGGGAGCAAGAACATATCGTAGCCAATAAGGAGCTTAATCTTTTGGAAGCCCTTATTCCGGTGGTTCTTTTAATGGCCATGTTGGCCTATAACATTTTCTTTGCCAATGGGGAGTGGTTCGGGGAATATTCCAACCAATTCATTTTATTGATAGGAGGTTTTTTCGCTGCTTTAGTTGGTTTTTTCAATAAAACTTCCTTCGCCACCATGGTTCAAGAGATTTGGGAAAATCTTAGGAGCGTATTCATTCCAATTATGATTTTGTTCTTGGTAGGTGCACTAGCGGGTACGTGGCTTGTAAGCGGAATCATTCCGGCCATGGTGTATTATGGATTAAAGGTTTTAAGTCCGTCCATATTTCTTCCGGCTTCAATTGTAATCGCCGCGATAATTTCCATCGCCACGGGTAGTTCTTGGACGACTTCAGCCACCGTGGGGATAGCGTTGGTAGGAATTGGAACTGCTTTGGGAATACCCACTGGCATGATAGCCGGTGCCGTTATTTCCGGAGCTTATTTTGGGGATAAGATGTCACCCTTGAGCGATACGACCAATTTGGCTCCCGCTATGGCCGGTACAGACTTGTTTACACATATCAATTATATGTTCTACACCACTGGTCCCACCATATTGATTACTTTAGTTACATTTTCCATAATCAGTTTAAACATTGATACCACGGGTAGCGCAGATGTTACCGGTTTGTTGAACACCATTGACCAAACCTTTAATATCAATCCCTATTTGTTCATTGTGCCTTTGGTCGTAATCGCATTGATCCTATTAAAGACCAAACCGCTTTTGTCCTTGGGAATTGGTGTCGTTTTAGCGGCCGTATTTGCCTTTATATTTCAGGTCGAAATCCTAAATGGACTTTCCGATTCAAAGTTTGGAGCGATTATTAATGCCATTTTGAGCGATACCTCTATTGTAACGGACAACGAAAAACTGAACGAGCTTTTTAGCTCAGGCGGAATGAAAGGGATGTTGTGGACCATATTCCTCATTTGTTGCGCAATGGTTTTTGGCGGTATTATGGATGGCATAGGTGCTTTATCCAGAATCACCCAATCATTGTTATCCGTGGCCAAAACCGTTTTTGGGCTATTTGCCAGTACGGTTTTAAGCTGTATAGGTCTAAACGTTATAGCTAGCGACCAATACCTTGCCTTGGTCATCCCAGGTAAAATGTTCAAAAAGGCCTATGAGGATAAAGGTTTGGCTCCCGAAAACTTAAGTCGGACGCTAGAAGACTCGGGGACTGTTACCTCGGTCCTTATACCATGGAATACCTGCGGGGCCTATCAATCCAGTGTACTGGGCGTTGGGGTTGGGGAATATTTCATGTTCGCCATATTCAATTGGTTAAGTCCTATTACCACCTTGGTTTATGCTGCCTTTGGACTTAAAATAAGACAACTTGCCCAGAAAAATAACATAGGGTAA
- a CDS encoding aminotransferase class I/II-fold pyridoxal phosphate-dependent enzyme: protein MSHKEANDLQDLQYFGEYGGVNPSISDSSTYTFLSAKTMFDTFEGNTEGCYLYSRHSSPSNLYLGEALAALEGTETANVTASGMGAITAVILQLCDSGDHIISSRTIYGGTYAFMKNFLKKFNIHITFLDITDLGAVADAITSKTKMIYCESVSNPLLEVADISALAKIAKKNEMPLVVDNTFSPLSITPAKLGADIVIHSLTKFINGSSDCVAGAICGTKEFCLSLKDVNNGAGMLLGSTLDSLRGASILKNMRTLHIRIKKHSENAQFLAEKFEADGLRVVYPGLSSHPGHLIMEDQMNPQYGYGGLMTLDVGSLENANALMEMMQERKLGYLAVSLGFYKTLFSAPGTSTSSEIPMEEQKAMGLGDGLIRFSIGLDDDIQRTYTLMKRCMLDLQILEKDAMDV from the coding sequence ATGAGCCACAAAGAAGCTAACGATTTACAGGATTTACAATACTTTGGGGAATACGGTGGGGTCAATCCTTCCATATCAGATTCCTCCACCTATACTTTTCTATCCGCCAAAACCATGTTTGATACGTTTGAGGGCAATACAGAAGGCTGTTATTTATATAGTAGGCACTCCTCCCCTTCCAACCTATATTTAGGCGAAGCCTTGGCCGCATTGGAAGGCACGGAAACGGCGAACGTTACGGCTAGCGGAATGGGCGCTATTACGGCGGTCATCCTTCAACTATGTGATTCTGGTGACCACATCATAAGTAGCAGAACCATTTATGGTGGCACCTATGCATTCATGAAAAATTTCCTGAAAAAATTCAATATACATATTACCTTTTTGGATATCACGGACTTAGGTGCCGTGGCAGATGCCATAACCTCCAAAACCAAAATGATTTATTGTGAGAGTGTTAGCAATCCCTTATTGGAAGTGGCGGATATATCGGCACTCGCCAAAATCGCCAAAAAAAATGAAATGCCCCTCGTGGTCGACAATACTTTTTCCCCGCTTTCCATTACTCCCGCTAAGTTAGGAGCGGATATCGTTATACACAGCCTAACTAAATTTATCAACGGATCCAGTGACTGTGTGGCCGGGGCAATTTGTGGCACCAAAGAGTTCTGTCTTAGTCTTAAGGATGTAAACAACGGTGCCGGTATGCTTTTGGGAAGTACATTGGACAGTCTGCGAGGAGCTTCCATTCTCAAGAATATGCGTACCCTACACATCAGGATTAAAAAACATAGTGAAAATGCACAATTTTTGGCCGAAAAGTTTGAAGCCGATGGTTTAAGAGTGGTGTATCCGGGATTATCGTCGCACCCAGGTCATTTGATTATGGAGGATCAAATGAATCCTCAATATGGATATGGCGGACTCATGACTCTGGACGTAGGTTCCTTGGAAAATGCAAATGCCTTGATGGAAATGATGCAGGAAAGAAAGTTAGGTTATTTGGCAGTTAGCCTTGGATTCTACAAAACGTTGTTCAGCGCTCCGGGAACTTCCACATCCTCAGAGATACCCATGGAAGAACAAAAAGCCATGGGGCTTGGAGACGGACTTATCCGATTTTCCATAGGATTGGACGATGATATCCAAAGAACCTATACCCTGATGAAAAGGTGCATGTTGGATTTACAAATCCTTGAAAAGGATGCTATGGACGTATAA